In Agarivorans gilvus, one genomic interval encodes:
- a CDS encoding glutathione S-transferase family protein has protein sequence MITLYGLPRSRSLRVSWMLEELGLDWHYHYVNFQAGEQRSEEFLALNPCGKVPALKDGDLVLSESAAICLYLAEKYGPQFLPKPGSEASALHHRWISFTTTELEQALWSMGKHRFALPEEQRIVEMIDTATWEFNQAAAIAEGWIPESGYLLGEQFSVADILLCHTLNWAVSFQQTLPEKLMNYRKRTSQRPALNHALEKEMNGKAMAKL, from the coding sequence ATGATCACCTTATACGGCTTACCGCGCTCGCGCTCACTTCGTGTTTCTTGGATGCTGGAAGAACTAGGCTTAGATTGGCACTATCACTATGTTAACTTTCAAGCTGGCGAACAGCGCAGTGAAGAGTTTCTGGCGCTCAACCCTTGCGGTAAGGTTCCAGCGCTAAAAGATGGCGACCTAGTGCTCAGTGAATCCGCCGCCATTTGTTTATATCTGGCCGAGAAATACGGCCCGCAATTTCTTCCGAAGCCTGGCAGTGAAGCCTCTGCCCTACATCACCGCTGGATAAGTTTTACCACCACCGAGCTAGAGCAAGCCCTATGGAGTATGGGTAAGCACCGCTTTGCCCTTCCCGAAGAACAACGCATTGTTGAAATGATAGACACCGCCACTTGGGAATTTAATCAAGCTGCTGCTATCGCCGAAGGCTGGATCCCCGAGAGCGGGTATTTGTTAGGTGAACAATTCAGCGTCGCCGATATACTGCTATGCCATACCCTCAATTGGGCGGTAAGCTTTCAGCAAACTCTGCCTGAAAAATTAATGAATTACCGCAAGCGCACCAGCCAGCGCCCAGCCTTAAACCATGCGCTAGAAAAAGAAATGAATGGCAAAGCCATGGCCAAGCTATAA